GAGCTCGGCGGGGAGGTCGTCGCGGAGGGGGAGGCATCCGGGCATCTCTCGTGGCGCCGGGTCGGGGTCGCCTGGCAGCTGGCCGACCGGCACGGCTTGCCGATCGTCGAGCTGCTGGAATCGGTCCGCGCAGACCTCCTCGCGCGCAAGCAGTTCGCGGCCCGAACCCGTGCCGGGCTGGCCGGCCCGCGGGCAACCGCGACCGTACTCGCGGGCCTGCCGGTCATCGGCATCCTGCTGGGGGAGCTGATGGGGGCGCATCCGCTGGGGGTCCTTCTTGGGGGCCGGCTGGGTGGGCTGCTGCTCATCATCGGCACCGCGCTGTCGATGGCCGGACTGGTCTGGGCCGATCGGATCACCGATCGTGTGGCGAACCGGTGAATGCCGCGGCGTTGATCGCCTGCACCATCATCGCTGTCGCACTGTGGGTCTGGCCGTCGTCGCGGTGGTCGCTATACCGGGTCACCGACAAGCCCGGAGCGGATGGCGACGAGGGCGGATCGTCGTCCCGCCGCCCCGACGACCCATTCGCGATCGCCGCGTCATTCGACCTGTTCGCGGTATGCCTGCGGGCCGGTCTGCCGATAGGGGGTGCGGCCGGGGTGGTCGCCGACTCGGCGCCCGTGGGCCTCGCGCAACCGCTCGCGGCGACCGCGGATCTCCTCGGCCTCGGCGCCGATCCCGAACATGCCTGGCGCACTTTCGGTCCGGCAGCGGATCGCCGTCGCCGGTCCGGTCCATCGACGGAATCCGACGTCTTCGACGCGTT
This sequence is a window from Gordonia insulae. Protein-coding genes within it:
- a CDS encoding type II secretion system F family protein — protein: MNAAALIACTIIAVALWVWPSSRWSLYRVTDKPGADGDEGGSSSRRPDDPFAIAASFDLFAVCLRAGLPIGGAAGVVADSAPVGLAQPLAATADLLGLGADPEHAWRTFGPAADRRRRSGPSTESDVFDALATLARRSARSGSSLAGGLAELADSTRRQAHDDALAAAERAGVAISGPLGLCFLPAFVCLGIVPVVIGLAGTVLGG